A section of the Humulus lupulus chromosome 2, drHumLupu1.1, whole genome shotgun sequence genome encodes:
- the LOC133819046 gene encoding uncharacterized protein LOC133819046 isoform X4 has product MNVENESIEPVTELGLGLGYSNQFIQRRLNNDSGAGANAGSGINMTFVANNPLSELVWSPHKGPSNVALLPPSTIGRNTTTSTTQKSIHKENSPILNTLQMKIGVVGEDSQTRSDGSDGSVMPVCGPSDRYETAGNDGDAEKMNTTRENDQMEELGESKGDAISGHVESQIAKITENRDSYFANSPGQVSIKNTEILSIKADQPKPDEAQIEASSGKNIDSSNRTMQIGRCVNKTEAAGDLVADQIFQGSRRCLEKMESTSENDLQNLKSEYVCGGAAADEIVAFEMPPGVRGSSQQKNEVTAPTSETFPDQHSPTKRVHMNRRKGKEKTFSDGDFDGIMSKDEDGGNHESVESCNSAGLFPTSKRKRNFEEDLVVGNKGFKKQVHCAQGVTSFTRQDSSFMNWISNMMKGFSKSVQNEAPFPLGVTPHDDRLESPHKKLITLNKNQDSGSKFIGFHSMFQSLYCSKAEVQETRMLNVEYQVGEGSKEFKSSSKTCDVNATPIACHRENSNISKPLHLMRGRFNESTSGNEDSAMQPMMPLDKVAGSQEKDNTNSEDNNSKWHLSFSKEKERTNSNSSLGRQKTISAEKIISAELQPSTAKTSFCLSNDPLGSFWVTRFAPKNLSSSSNMDHLNWNAGVSPKHSTECLKLLEAKVHSSEDLVVVSGKELENSANKVESLEGQNSMYNLNPFLPSTKLKPSDAMATVFARRLDALKHITPSRGTNNSARASMTCLFCGLNDHHLQDCSDITEIELEELSRNVNTYSGIKELSCLCLRCFQRNHWAVACPNTSSTKRLQAESNASFGKLQLDIVNKENLNFLTDVEKNISCTSPVTKHIASNSGVDMLNEKQIIPFSYFVSQQNVDVPKGLFDAVRRLRLSRTNILKWMNSHNSLSRIGGFFLRLRLGKWEEGLGGTGYHVACIVGTEIENKPQDRKSSVLVDVGGFRCLVESQYVSNHDFLEDELMAWWSTVRRSGGEIPSEEDLKTKVVRALVSFIPSPDSEEKFMVVVAVLVEARV; this is encoded by the exons ATGAATGTAGAGAATGAGAGCATAGAACCGGTGACTGAATTAGGACTTGGTCTGGGTTATTCCAATCAGTTCATACAGAGAAGATTGAACAATGATTCAGGTGCAGGTGCAAATGCAGGTTCAGGAATAAACATGACATTTGTGGCCAACAACCCATTGTCCGAGCTAGTTTGGTCTCCACACAAAG GTCCAAGTAATGTGGCTCTTTTACCACCGAGCACCATAGGCAGgaatactactacttctactactcaGAAAAGTATACACAAAGAGAACTCCCCTATATTGAATACACTTCAAATGAAAATTGGAGTTGTCGGCGAAGATTCTCAGACCAGATCTGATGGAAGTGATGGCAGTGTCATGCCTGTATGTGGACCGAGTGACCGGTATGAGACAG CAGGAAATGATGGTGATGCAGAGAAAATGAATACAACTAGAGAAAATGATCAAATGGAGGAGCTTGGAGAGAGTAAAGGGGACGCCATTTCTGGTCATGTCGAATCCCAAATAGCGAAAATTACTGAGAACAGAGACAGCTATTTTGCAAACTCTCCAG GTCAGGTTAGCATAAAAAATACTGAAATCTTGTCAATAAAAGCAGATCAGCCTAAACCTGACGAGGCACAAATCGAAGCATCATCAGGCAAAAACATTGACAGTAGCAATCGCACGATGCAGATAGGGCGCTGTGTGAATAAGACCGAGGCTGCTGGTGATCTGGTAGCTGATCAGATTTTCCAAGGCAGTAGAAGATGTCTTGAGAAAATGGAGTCAACTTCTGAGAATGATTTGCAGAATCTCAAAAGTGAATATGTGTGTGGTGGTGCTGCCGCAGATGAGATTGTAGCATTTGAAATGCCTCCTGGGGTTAGAGGAAGTTCTCAGCAGAAGAATGAGGTAACAGCTCCTACAAGTGAGACTTTTCCGGATCAACATTCTCCAACTAAAAGAGTCCACATGAATAGAAGGAAGGGCAAGGAAAAAACTTTTTCCGACGGAGATTTTGATGGAATTATGTCAAAAGATGAAGACGGGGGCAACCATGAGAGTGTTGAAAGTTGTAATAGTGCTGGATTATTTCCAACCAGTAAGAGAAAGCGAAACTTTGAAGAAGATTTGGTTGTTGGGAATAAAGGATTCAAGAAACAAGTTCATTGTGCTCAGGGTGTGACATCATTTACTAGACAAGATAGTTCGTTCATGAATTGGATATCGAATATGATGAAGGGCTTCTCAAAATCAGTACAGAACGAGGCACCTTTTCCTCTCGGTGTTACACCTCATGATGATAGACTTGAAAGTCCTCATAAAAAGCTCATCACCCTCAACAAGAACCAAGATTCGGGGTCCAAATTTATTGGTTTCCATTCAATGTTTCAGTCCTTGTATTGCTCAAAGGCAGAGGTTCAAGAAACCAGAATGCTGAATGTCGAGTATCAAGTTGGAGAAGGATCTAAGGAATTTAAATCATCAAGTAAAACGTGTGATGTTAATGCAACTCCCATTGCTTGTCACAGAGAGAATAGTAACATAAGCAAACCGCTTCATCTGATGAGAGGGCGGTTCAATGAATCTACATCTGGAAATGAGGACTCCGCAATGCAGCCTATGATGCCGTTGGATAAAGTTGCAGGTAGTCAGGAAAAAGACAATACAAACTCTGAAGATAACAATAGTAAATGGCACTTGTCCTTTagtaaagagaaagagagaacaaACTCGAATTCCTCTCTCGGTAGACAAAAGACAATCAGTGCTGAAAAAATAATTTCTGCTGAGCTGCAGCCATCTACAGCAAAAACATCGTTTTGTCTTAGCAATGACCCTCTAGGAAGCTTTTGGGTAACTCGGTTTGCTCCAAAAAACCTGAGTTCCTCGTCGAACATGGATCATCTCAACTGGAATGCTGGTGTAAGTCCCAAGCACTCCACCGAATGCCTAAAGCTTTTGGAGGCTAAGGTTCATTCCTCAGAAGATTTAGTTGTTGTCTCGGGTAAAGAATTGGAGAATAGTGCTAATAAGGTTGAAAGTTTAGAAGGTCAGAATTCGATGTACAACTTAAATCCTTTCTTACCTTCTACTAAATTGAAACCTTCGGATGCAATGGCTACTGTGTTTGCAAGGAGATTGGATGCTCTTAAGCACATTACTCCATCAAGAGGAACGAATAATTCTGCTCGTGCAAGCATGACATGTTTATTCTGTGGCTTAAACGACCATCATTTACAAGATTGTTCAGATATCACTGAAATCGAGCTTGAGGAACTCTCGAGGAATGTAAATACATATAGTGGAATAAAAGAACTGTCTTGTTTGTGCTTAAGATGCTTCCAACGTAATCATTGGGCTGTTGCATGCCCGAACACATCCTCAACAAAACGTCTTCAAGCAGAATCTAATGCTTCTTTTGGCAAACTGCAGCTTGATATAGTAAACAAAGAAAACTTGAACTTCCTAACTGATGTTGAGAAAAATATATCTTGTACCAGTCCAGTTACGAAACACATTGCTTCAAACTCTGGGGTAGACATGTTGAATGAGAAACAGATAATTCCTTTCTCATACTTTGTCAGTCAGCAGAACGTGGATGTGCCAAAAGGACTCTTTGATGCTGTAAGAAGGCTTCGTTTATCCCGTACTAATATTTTGAA GTGGATGAATTCTCATAATTCACTCTCGCGCATCGGTGGCTTTTTCTTGCGTTTGAGGCTCGGGAAGTGGGAGGAGGGACTAGGGGGAACTGGCTACCATGTTGCTTGCATAGTTG GAACAGAAATAGAGAACAAACCGCAAGACCGAAAAAGTTCTGTTCTTGTGGACGTGGGAGGATTTAGATGCCTGGTTGAGAGTCAATACGTCTCCAACCATGATTTTCTTGAG GATGAGCTTATGGCGTGGTGGTCCACGGTTCGAAGAAGTGGTGGCGAAATTCCTTCAGAGGAAGATTTGAAAACAAAG GTTGTAAGAGCCCTAGTAAGCTTCATTCCGTCGCCCGACTCCGAAGAGAAGTTTATGGTTGTCGTCGCCGTTTTGGTTGAAGCTCGGGTATGA
- the LOC133819046 gene encoding uncharacterized protein LOC133819046 isoform X7 — protein MNVENESIEPVTELGLGLGYSNQFIQRRLNNDSGAGANAGSGINMTFVANNPLSELVWSPHKGPSNVALLPPSTIGRNTTTSTTQKSIHKENSPILNTLQMKIGVVGEDSQTRSDGSDGSVMPVCGPSDRYETAGNDGDAEKMNTTRENDQMEELGESKGDAISGHVESQIAKITENRDSYFANSPGQVSIKNTEILSIKADQPKPDEAQIEASSGKNIDSSNRTMQIGRCVNKTEAAGDLVADQIFQGSRRCLEKMESTSENDLQNLKSEYVCGGAAADEIVAFEMPPGVRGSSQQKNEVTAPTSETFPDQHSPTKRVHMNRRKGKEKTFSDGDFDGIMSKDEDGGNHESVESCNSAGLFPTSKRKRNFEEDLVVGNKGFKKQVHCAQGVTSFTRQDSSFMNWISNMMKGFSKSVQNEAPFPLGVTPHDDRLESPHKKLITLNKNQDSGSKFIGFHSMFQSLYCSKAEVQETRMLNVEYQVGEGSKEFKSSSKTCDVNATPIACHRENSNISKPLHLMRGRFNESTSGNEDSAMQPMMPLDKVAGSQEKDNTNSEDNNSKWHLSFSKEKERTNSNSSLGRQKTISAEKIISAELQPSTAKTSFCLSNDPLGSFWVTRFAPKNLSSSSNMDHLNWNAGVSPKHSTECLKLLEAKVHSSEDLVVVSGKELENSANKVESLEGQNSMYNLNPFLPSTKLKPSDAMATVFARRLDALKHITPSRGTNNSARASMTCLFCGLNDHHLQDCSDITEIELEELSRNVNTYSGIKELSCLCLRCFQRNHWAVACPNTSSTKRLQAESNASFGKLQLDIVNKENLNFLTDVEKNISCTSPVTKHIASNSGVDMLNEKQIIPFSYFVSQQNVDVPKGLFDAVRRLRLSRTNILKWMNSHNSLSRIGGFFLRLRLGKWEEGLGGTGYHVACIVGTEIENKPQDRKSSVLVDVGGFRCLVESQYVSNHDFLEDELMAWWSTVRRSGGEIPSEEDLKTKLILGIKFFV, from the exons ATGAATGTAGAGAATGAGAGCATAGAACCGGTGACTGAATTAGGACTTGGTCTGGGTTATTCCAATCAGTTCATACAGAGAAGATTGAACAATGATTCAGGTGCAGGTGCAAATGCAGGTTCAGGAATAAACATGACATTTGTGGCCAACAACCCATTGTCCGAGCTAGTTTGGTCTCCACACAAAG GTCCAAGTAATGTGGCTCTTTTACCACCGAGCACCATAGGCAGgaatactactacttctactactcaGAAAAGTATACACAAAGAGAACTCCCCTATATTGAATACACTTCAAATGAAAATTGGAGTTGTCGGCGAAGATTCTCAGACCAGATCTGATGGAAGTGATGGCAGTGTCATGCCTGTATGTGGACCGAGTGACCGGTATGAGACAG CAGGAAATGATGGTGATGCAGAGAAAATGAATACAACTAGAGAAAATGATCAAATGGAGGAGCTTGGAGAGAGTAAAGGGGACGCCATTTCTGGTCATGTCGAATCCCAAATAGCGAAAATTACTGAGAACAGAGACAGCTATTTTGCAAACTCTCCAG GTCAGGTTAGCATAAAAAATACTGAAATCTTGTCAATAAAAGCAGATCAGCCTAAACCTGACGAGGCACAAATCGAAGCATCATCAGGCAAAAACATTGACAGTAGCAATCGCACGATGCAGATAGGGCGCTGTGTGAATAAGACCGAGGCTGCTGGTGATCTGGTAGCTGATCAGATTTTCCAAGGCAGTAGAAGATGTCTTGAGAAAATGGAGTCAACTTCTGAGAATGATTTGCAGAATCTCAAAAGTGAATATGTGTGTGGTGGTGCTGCCGCAGATGAGATTGTAGCATTTGAAATGCCTCCTGGGGTTAGAGGAAGTTCTCAGCAGAAGAATGAGGTAACAGCTCCTACAAGTGAGACTTTTCCGGATCAACATTCTCCAACTAAAAGAGTCCACATGAATAGAAGGAAGGGCAAGGAAAAAACTTTTTCCGACGGAGATTTTGATGGAATTATGTCAAAAGATGAAGACGGGGGCAACCATGAGAGTGTTGAAAGTTGTAATAGTGCTGGATTATTTCCAACCAGTAAGAGAAAGCGAAACTTTGAAGAAGATTTGGTTGTTGGGAATAAAGGATTCAAGAAACAAGTTCATTGTGCTCAGGGTGTGACATCATTTACTAGACAAGATAGTTCGTTCATGAATTGGATATCGAATATGATGAAGGGCTTCTCAAAATCAGTACAGAACGAGGCACCTTTTCCTCTCGGTGTTACACCTCATGATGATAGACTTGAAAGTCCTCATAAAAAGCTCATCACCCTCAACAAGAACCAAGATTCGGGGTCCAAATTTATTGGTTTCCATTCAATGTTTCAGTCCTTGTATTGCTCAAAGGCAGAGGTTCAAGAAACCAGAATGCTGAATGTCGAGTATCAAGTTGGAGAAGGATCTAAGGAATTTAAATCATCAAGTAAAACGTGTGATGTTAATGCAACTCCCATTGCTTGTCACAGAGAGAATAGTAACATAAGCAAACCGCTTCATCTGATGAGAGGGCGGTTCAATGAATCTACATCTGGAAATGAGGACTCCGCAATGCAGCCTATGATGCCGTTGGATAAAGTTGCAGGTAGTCAGGAAAAAGACAATACAAACTCTGAAGATAACAATAGTAAATGGCACTTGTCCTTTagtaaagagaaagagagaacaaACTCGAATTCCTCTCTCGGTAGACAAAAGACAATCAGTGCTGAAAAAATAATTTCTGCTGAGCTGCAGCCATCTACAGCAAAAACATCGTTTTGTCTTAGCAATGACCCTCTAGGAAGCTTTTGGGTAACTCGGTTTGCTCCAAAAAACCTGAGTTCCTCGTCGAACATGGATCATCTCAACTGGAATGCTGGTGTAAGTCCCAAGCACTCCACCGAATGCCTAAAGCTTTTGGAGGCTAAGGTTCATTCCTCAGAAGATTTAGTTGTTGTCTCGGGTAAAGAATTGGAGAATAGTGCTAATAAGGTTGAAAGTTTAGAAGGTCAGAATTCGATGTACAACTTAAATCCTTTCTTACCTTCTACTAAATTGAAACCTTCGGATGCAATGGCTACTGTGTTTGCAAGGAGATTGGATGCTCTTAAGCACATTACTCCATCAAGAGGAACGAATAATTCTGCTCGTGCAAGCATGACATGTTTATTCTGTGGCTTAAACGACCATCATTTACAAGATTGTTCAGATATCACTGAAATCGAGCTTGAGGAACTCTCGAGGAATGTAAATACATATAGTGGAATAAAAGAACTGTCTTGTTTGTGCTTAAGATGCTTCCAACGTAATCATTGGGCTGTTGCATGCCCGAACACATCCTCAACAAAACGTCTTCAAGCAGAATCTAATGCTTCTTTTGGCAAACTGCAGCTTGATATAGTAAACAAAGAAAACTTGAACTTCCTAACTGATGTTGAGAAAAATATATCTTGTACCAGTCCAGTTACGAAACACATTGCTTCAAACTCTGGGGTAGACATGTTGAATGAGAAACAGATAATTCCTTTCTCATACTTTGTCAGTCAGCAGAACGTGGATGTGCCAAAAGGACTCTTTGATGCTGTAAGAAGGCTTCGTTTATCCCGTACTAATATTTTGAA GTGGATGAATTCTCATAATTCACTCTCGCGCATCGGTGGCTTTTTCTTGCGTTTGAGGCTCGGGAAGTGGGAGGAGGGACTAGGGGGAACTGGCTACCATGTTGCTTGCATAGTTG GAACAGAAATAGAGAACAAACCGCAAGACCGAAAAAGTTCTGTTCTTGTGGACGTGGGAGGATTTAGATGCCTGGTTGAGAGTCAATACGTCTCCAACCATGATTTTCTTGAG GATGAGCTTATGGCGTGGTGGTCCACGGTTCGAAGAAGTGGTGGCGAAATTCCTTCAGAGGAAGATTTGAAAACAAAG CTTATCCTTGGGATCAAGTTTTTTGTGTAA